Proteins from a genomic interval of Candidatus Paceibacterota bacterium:
- the topA gene encoding type I DNA topoisomerase gives MKLVIVESPSKAKTIEKYLGEPYIVRASVGHVRDLPKNNKKAIDIENGFEPHYEISKGKEVVLSEIKKLADKADEVILATDPDREGEAIAWHIQQAAKLVKPKRISFTEITKAAVLYALEHPRTIDQNLRKAQEARRVLDRLVGYDLSGLIWKKIRYGLSAGRVQSPALRILVEREREIKAFNPEQYFTLSALLKKTSGEEIAFEYPDQVFDAKEATRQAGIAEEKDWNIIDVQATETARSPRPPFITSTLQQTASNRLGFSPSRTMMIAQRLYEAGHITYMRTDSPSLGESAMTAINAHIKETVGEKYAESRKFAAKGKNAQEAHEAIRPSTISKESAGANDEQKKLYRLIWERTVASQMTDAKVERTKATAAPTKDPSVIFNANGSRIIFDGWMKIHPDSGSEDQILPKLNPGEGMKLVSSEKTEKFTQPPPRYTEAGLVRELEKRGIGRPSTYATIIKTLEERGYVNKENRTLIPTDTGDVVSKFLEDNFTDYISDSFTATMEDSLDGIADGTHEYEKILKDFYGPFHKEVKKRDKESEKLTNLGPAPTEFKCPVCGSNMVFKLSRNGKFMSCSRFPDCTGALTEEGKEMAKDTIIGKHPDSDLDILVKDGRFGPYLQVGEKDKKLNPKPRRASIPVEMNPQGLSMDDALKLLSLPRVLGKHPQTGVDIIANKGRFGPYVGHDRDFRSIKPPLDVYTITLDEALTLLAQEKKKRGFQKKVKTEQKNKP, from the coding sequence ATGAAGCTCGTAATTGTTGAGTCTCCTTCCAAAGCGAAGACCATCGAGAAGTATCTCGGTGAGCCATATATCGTGCGCGCATCAGTCGGTCACGTACGTGATTTGCCGAAGAATAACAAGAAGGCAATTGATATTGAAAACGGCTTTGAACCACACTATGAAATCTCTAAAGGAAAAGAGGTTGTATTGAGTGAAATCAAAAAACTTGCTGACAAGGCTGACGAAGTGATTCTTGCAACCGACCCCGATCGAGAAGGAGAAGCAATTGCCTGGCACATCCAGCAAGCTGCAAAACTAGTCAAACCAAAACGAATCAGCTTCACTGAAATCACTAAAGCTGCCGTTCTCTATGCACTCGAGCATCCTCGAACAATTGATCAAAATCTCCGTAAAGCTCAGGAAGCACGACGTGTACTTGATCGTCTCGTGGGATATGACCTCTCAGGATTAATCTGGAAAAAAATTCGTTATGGACTTTCAGCTGGACGCGTACAGTCTCCTGCTCTTCGTATTCTCGTTGAGCGAGAGCGTGAAATCAAAGCCTTTAATCCTGAACAATACTTCACCCTTTCTGCCCTCCTTAAAAAAACTTCTGGAGAAGAAATTGCATTTGAATATCCCGACCAAGTCTTTGACGCAAAAGAAGCAACACGACAAGCGGGAATTGCTGAAGAAAAAGATTGGAATATTATTGATGTACAAGCAACTGAAACAGCTCGTTCTCCTCGCCCACCATTCATCACCTCAACACTCCAGCAAACCGCAAGTAACAGACTTGGCTTTAGCCCATCACGAACCATGATGATCGCACAGCGATTATACGAAGCTGGTCACATTACATACATGCGAACTGATAGTCCGTCACTTGGAGAAAGTGCAATGACTGCAATTAACGCACACATCAAAGAAACTGTTGGTGAGAAATATGCAGAGTCACGAAAATTTGCTGCAAAAGGAAAAAATGCACAGGAGGCTCACGAAGCCATCAGGCCAAGTACTATTTCAAAAGAGTCAGCAGGAGCCAACGACGAACAAAAGAAGCTCTATAGGCTCATTTGGGAGCGTACAGTGGCATCTCAAATGACAGACGCGAAGGTTGAACGTACAAAAGCAACAGCGGCACCAACAAAAGACCCGTCAGTTATTTTTAACGCAAACGGTTCTCGTATCATTTTCGATGGTTGGATGAAAATTCATCCTGACAGTGGCAGTGAAGATCAAATCCTTCCAAAACTAAATCCTGGAGAAGGAATGAAACTCGTCTCGTCTGAAAAAACTGAGAAATTTACCCAGCCACCACCACGATACACAGAAGCTGGACTTGTTCGAGAACTTGAAAAGCGCGGCATTGGTCGACCAAGTACATACGCAACGATCATCAAGACACTTGAAGAGCGTGGGTATGTGAATAAGGAAAACCGAACACTCATTCCGACTGACACTGGAGACGTAGTATCAAAATTCCTTGAAGATAACTTCACTGATTACATCAGTGACTCATTCACAGCAACAATGGAAGACTCGCTTGATGGCATTGCTGACGGAACTCATGAGTATGAAAAAATTCTCAAAGACTTCTACGGTCCGTTTCATAAGGAAGTGAAAAAGCGAGATAAAGAAAGTGAAAAGCTCACCAACCTCGGTCCTGCACCTACAGAATTTAAGTGTCCAGTCTGTGGAAGCAACATGGTCTTCAAGCTTTCTCGAAACGGAAAGTTTATGAGTTGCAGCCGATTCCCCGATTGTACCGGAGCACTTACCGAGGAAGGAAAAGAAATGGCCAAAGATACTATCATTGGCAAACATCCTGATTCTGATCTCGATATCCTTGTAAAAGACGGACGCTTCGGACCATATCTACAAGTTGGAGAAAAGGATAAGAAACTTAATCCAAAACCTCGCCGTGCAAGTATTCCAGTTGAAATGAATCCGCAAGGACTTTCAATGGACGATGCATTAAAGCTACTTTCTCTTCCACGAGTTCTTGGAAAACACCCTCAAACAGGAGTAGATATCATCGCAAACAAAGGACGCTTCGGACCATACGTCGGACACGATAGGGATTTCAGATCTATCAAGCCTCCGCTAGATGTCTATACAATTACACTTGATGAAGCACTTACACTTCTTGCACAAGAAAAGAAAAAGCGAGGATTCCAAAAGAAAGTGAAGACAGAGCAGAAAAATAAACCTTAG
- a CDS encoding serine--tRNA ligase, which yields MLDIKFIRENKDLIAHAATKKHIQFDVSELIKVDEERRELQQFMESKRAEQNAHSEKIASAATSEERVQMISDMQRVKSELGEKEEAYKNVLKEWQRLMLQVPNIADVTVPDGASDADNLEVR from the coding sequence ATGCTGGACATCAAGTTCATCCGGGAAAACAAAGATTTAATTGCACATGCTGCTACAAAAAAGCACATTCAGTTTGACGTCTCTGAACTTATAAAAGTTGATGAGGAACGACGTGAACTCCAACAGTTCATGGAATCAAAACGTGCTGAACAAAATGCGCACAGTGAAAAGATTGCAAGTGCCGCAACGTCAGAAGAACGAGTGCAGATGATTTCTGACATGCAACGAGTTAAGTCAGAGCTTGGAGAAAAAGAAGAAGCGTATAAAAACGTATTAAAGGAGTGGCAGCGATTAATGCTTCAAGTACCAAACATTGCTGATGTAACTGTTCCAGATGGCGCATCCGATGCTGACAACCTTGAAGTTAGAA